In a genomic window of Staphylococcus taiwanensis:
- the lpdA gene encoding dihydrolipoyl dehydrogenase, translating into MSESYDLIVIGAGPGGYVAAIRAAQLGQKVAIIEMVNAGGTCLNVGCIPSKTLLEHGTKAHDIRVANDWGIRTSDVDIDYPKLVERKQHVVDTLTGGVKQLLKKNKVTYIEGEATVTEELEVKVNDDTYKAKDIILATGSKPFVPPIDGLDQVHYETTDTFFDLKDVPKQLAVIGGGVIATELASSMADLGVEVTIIEASEDILLTEIKEVRELLKAHLENQNIKILTNCKISKVTETKVRLDNHNDVPFDTLLFATGRQPNVSIAQALHLDMDGKFIQVDDHYQTSRPHVYAIGDLVRGYQLAHTASAHGIHVVETINKLNPQPVRPEDITRCIYTRLEAASVGLSETQAQEAGYEVRVTQSTFQGNAKAIVKGEAEGFIKIVADAQYGEVLGAFIVGPHATDLITEILGVKASEGTMNELAHIIQPHPSLSEAMGESAEAYFGQAIHM; encoded by the coding sequence ATGAGTGAATCATATGATTTGATTGTCATTGGTGCAGGTCCAGGTGGTTATGTAGCTGCTATCCGTGCCGCACAATTAGGTCAAAAAGTAGCAATTATTGAGATGGTTAATGCCGGGGGTACATGTTTAAATGTTGGTTGCATACCTTCTAAAACACTACTCGAACATGGCACGAAAGCACATGATATTCGCGTCGCTAATGATTGGGGAATACGTACTAGCGACGTTGACATTGATTATCCAAAGTTAGTTGAACGTAAGCAACACGTTGTAGATACGCTAACTGGTGGCGTAAAGCAATTATTAAAGAAGAACAAAGTAACGTATATTGAGGGAGAAGCTACTGTAACAGAGGAGTTAGAAGTCAAAGTCAATGACGATACTTATAAAGCAAAGGACATTATTTTAGCAACAGGCAGTAAGCCTTTTGTCCCTCCCATTGACGGTTTGGATCAAGTTCATTATGAAACGACGGATACGTTCTTCGACTTAAAAGATGTACCGAAACAACTCGCAGTTATTGGCGGTGGTGTTATTGCTACCGAGTTAGCATCATCCATGGCTGATTTAGGTGTCGAAGTAACTATTATCGAGGCAAGTGAAGATATTTTATTAACCGAAATTAAAGAAGTACGTGAATTGTTAAAAGCACATTTAGAGAATCAAAACATTAAAATCTTAACAAATTGCAAAATTAGTAAAGTTACTGAAACGAAAGTACGATTAGACAATCACAATGACGTACCATTTGATACGTTGCTCTTTGCTACCGGTAGACAGCCAAACGTATCAATCGCACAAGCACTTCATCTAGATATGGACGGTAAATTTATACAAGTAGATGACCACTATCAAACGAGTCGTCCACATGTGTATGCGATTGGCGATTTAGTAAGGGGTTATCAACTCGCACATACCGCAAGTGCACATGGCATTCATGTCGTAGAAACGATTAATAAATTAAACCCTCAACCCGTTCGCCCTGAAGATATTACACGCTGTATTTATACACGACTTGAAGCCGCATCGGTAGGGTTATCAGAAACGCAAGCACAAGAAGCTGGCTATGAGGTACGCGTAACGCAATCCACTTTTCAAGGGAATGCGAAAGCAATTGTAAAAGGTGAAGCGGAAGGATTTATCAAGATAGTGGCTGATGCACAATACGGGGAAGTCTTAGGTGCCTTTATTGTTGGACCACATGCGACAGATTTAATTACTGAGATATTAGGCGTCAAAGCTTCAGAAGGTACTATGAATGAGTTAGCACACATCATTCAACCACATCCATCATTGTCAGAGGCAATGGGCGAAAGTGCAGAAGCCTACTTTGGACAAGCCATTCATATGTAA
- a CDS encoding MarR family transcriptional regulator: MNKDDMKLANQLCFSAYNVSRLFAKFYEQQLKPFGLTYSQYLVLLALWEHDNQPLHEVGKQLDLSSNTLTPLLKRLEQSGWVKRQRSEADKRQLVVSLTQKGHEQREAVFEAVAQCLPPELDETQYYEAKDVLNNLEQSLKALTNK, from the coding sequence TTGAATAAAGATGATATGAAATTAGCAAATCAACTATGCTTTTCGGCTTATAATGTGAGTCGTTTGTTTGCAAAGTTTTATGAGCAACAATTGAAACCATTTGGCTTAACATACTCACAATATTTGGTGTTACTTGCTTTATGGGAACACGATAATCAACCCTTACATGAAGTAGGAAAGCAACTAGATTTATCAAGTAATACATTGACCCCACTTTTAAAAAGATTAGAACAGTCAGGGTGGGTGAAACGTCAACGTTCTGAAGCGGATAAGCGTCAATTAGTCGTCTCTTTAACGCAAAAGGGTCATGAGCAACGAGAAGCAGTCTTTGAGGCAGTCGCGCAATGTTTACCTCCAGAACTTGATGAAACGCAATATTATGAAGCCAAAGATGTCTTGAATAACCTTGAACAGTCGTTGAAAGCACTCACGAATAAATAA
- a CDS encoding LPXTG cell wall anchor domain-containing protein, with amino-acid sequence MKKASILATTTLAGTLLFVGAGHAQAASQISSQQAENEVASYIQSSNNYHKMPESGVSAISSQESFSPIKNAYAIAFGQVGDNGPTYLYVNKSTGTIYDGHGNVLQQGTLGQTPSNANNQQNGENTQTTANNQNSQNTSQQSNANATTNSQSSQDNVTTKSTTNQATSAKALPETGETSNSGLVTTIAAVLLAAGSFLVLRRTSTTK; translated from the coding sequence ATGAAAAAAGCAAGTATCTTAGCAACTACTACTTTAGCGGGAACATTATTATTCGTAGGAGCAGGACATGCACAAGCAGCTAGTCAAATTTCTTCACAACAAGCTGAAAATGAAGTAGCAAGTTATATTCAAAGTTCTAATAATTATCACAAAATGCCAGAATCTGGTGTTAGCGCTATCTCATCACAAGAATCTTTCTCACCTATTAAAAATGCGTATGCTATTGCTTTTGGACAAGTCGGTGATAACGGTCCAACTTACTTATACGTAAATAAATCTACTGGAACAATTTATGATGGTCACGGTAATGTTTTACAACAAGGCACATTAGGTCAGACTCCTTCTAATGCTAATAATCAACAAAATGGAGAAAATACGCAAACGACTGCAAATAACCAAAATTCACAAAATACTTCACAACAATCAAATGCTAATGCAACTACTAATTCACAGTCATCTCAAGATAACGTAACTACTAAAAGTACTACTAACCAAGCAACAAGTGCTAAAGCTTTACCTGAAACAGGCGAAACATCAAATAGTGGATTAGTAACTACTATTGCAGCTGTATTATTGGCGGCAGGATCATTCTTAGTATTACGTAGAACATCTACAACAAAATAA
- a CDS encoding acetamidase/formamidase family protein: MPKKLFSIDLNKTMDQQDHPGHNRWHPDIPAAFSVNPGESFRMECLDWTDGQISNNDDPSDIKHVNLNRVHVLSGPVHVNGVEPGDLLVVDILDIGVFDDHQWGFNGIFDKTNGGSFLVDHYPDAQKSIWDFNGIYATSRHVPGVEFVGLIHPGLIGVAPSQEMLDEWNRREKELVDTDPNRQPVLANLPDTDAVVAGTLTGKDFDKVAKEGARTVPPRENGGNCDIKNLSKGSRIYFPVFVDGAKLSVGDLHFSQGDGEITFCGGIEMPGWIELRVNVIKNGMEKYHIKKNPAFKPGPVMPNYTDYIVFEGISVNEFSGKQTYLDANTAYRNAVLNAIEFLKTRGFTGEQAYMLLGTAPVQGTVAGIVDVPNACCTIAIPREIFKEDIIPNLEPDK, from the coding sequence ATGCCTAAAAAGTTATTTAGTATTGATTTGAATAAGACAATGGACCAACAAGATCATCCAGGACATAATCGTTGGCATCCGGACATTCCGGCAGCATTTTCAGTGAATCCGGGAGAATCTTTCAGAATGGAATGTTTGGACTGGACAGATGGTCAGATTAGTAATAATGACGATCCGAGTGATATTAAGCATGTTAATTTAAATCGTGTTCATGTATTAAGTGGGCCTGTACATGTTAATGGAGTAGAACCTGGCGATTTACTTGTAGTGGATATTCTAGACATAGGTGTATTTGACGACCATCAATGGGGATTCAATGGTATCTTCGATAAGACGAATGGCGGAAGTTTTTTAGTTGATCATTATCCAGACGCCCAAAAATCGATTTGGGATTTTAATGGTATTTATGCGACAAGTCGTCATGTGCCAGGAGTAGAATTCGTAGGATTAATTCATCCGGGATTAATAGGTGTGGCACCATCTCAAGAGATGTTAGATGAATGGAATCGCCGTGAAAAAGAATTAGTAGATACGGATCCCAATCGTCAACCTGTATTAGCTAATTTACCTGACACAGACGCTGTAGTTGCTGGTACGTTAACTGGCAAAGACTTTGATAAAGTTGCTAAAGAAGGTGCACGTACCGTTCCTCCTCGTGAAAATGGTGGTAACTGTGACATCAAAAACTTATCTAAAGGTTCACGTATTTACTTCCCAGTCTTCGTTGATGGCGCAAAATTATCAGTAGGAGATTTACATTTCTCTCAAGGTGATGGCGAAATCACATTCTGTGGTGGTATTGAAATGCCTGGTTGGATTGAACTTAGAGTTAATGTTATTAAAAATGGCATGGAAAAATATCATATTAAGAAGAATCCAGCATTTAAACCAGGTCCAGTAATGCCTAATTATACGGATTACATCGTATTTGAAGGTATTTCTGTTAATGAATTTAGTGGTAAACAAACTTATTTAGATGCTAATACGGCATATAGAAATGCAGTATTAAACGCAATTGAATTCTTAAAAACACGTGGCTTTACTGGCGAACAAGCGTACATGTTGCTAGGTACAGCTCCTGTACAAGGCACTGTAGCTGGCATTGTGGATGTTCCAAATGCATGTTGTACAATCGCAATTCCTCGAGAAATTTTTAAAGAAGATATTATTCCTAATTTGGAGCCTGATAAGTAA
- a CDS encoding ABC transporter substrate-binding protein: protein MAKEIQSNGVTVEVPDTIESAVALEYSFVEPLAKLNINVTGIADDNDEKNLDASIKDSISNYISVGTRLEPDTEAIKKAEPQLILADKNRHENIFDQLNQIAPTVLLESFDANYEESVDVFKQIADLASEAGKGNEVVEQHNQKINDLSKDVTIDKDKTTIAAVPTSEGLYVHASNSYVGQFLSKVGFNSSLSENEESNLPEYMGADYLKVDADKLSSFNPERVFIMVDNDNQKDYDNLKESDAWKQVEAVQHNRVHEVNRERWAKYRGLIASELILEDITNVEE from the coding sequence ATGGCTAAAGAAATTCAATCAAATGGCGTTACAGTAGAAGTTCCAGATACAATCGAATCAGCAGTCGCTTTAGAATATTCATTTGTAGAACCATTAGCGAAATTAAATATTAATGTAACTGGTATCGCAGACGACAATGATGAAAAGAATTTAGATGCATCAATTAAAGATTCAATTAGTAATTATATTTCAGTGGGTACACGCTTAGAGCCAGATACTGAAGCAATTAAGAAAGCAGAACCTCAATTAATCCTAGCAGATAAAAATAGACACGAGAACATCTTTGATCAATTAAATCAAATTGCACCGACTGTATTATTAGAAAGTTTTGACGCTAATTATGAAGAAAGTGTAGATGTGTTCAAACAAATTGCAGACCTTGCTTCAGAGGCAGGAAAAGGTAACGAAGTTGTAGAACAACACAATCAAAAAATTAACGATTTAAGCAAAGATGTAACAATTGATAAAGATAAAACGACAATTGCTGCTGTACCAACAAGTGAAGGTTTATATGTACACGCATCAAATTCATATGTAGGCCAATTTTTAAGTAAAGTAGGCTTTAATAGTTCACTCTCTGAAAATGAAGAAAGCAACTTACCTGAATATATGGGTGCTGACTACTTGAAAGTAGATGCTGATAAACTTTCAAGCTTTAACCCAGAACGTGTATTTATTATGGTGGATAACGATAATCAAAAAGACTACGACAACTTAAAAGAATCTGATGCTTGGAAACAAGTTGAAGCGGTTCAACACAATCGTGTACACGAAGTTAATCGTGAACGTTGGGCTAAATATCGTGGCTTAATCGCATCAGAATTAATCTTAGAAGATATTACTAACGTTGAAGAATAA
- a CDS encoding NAD(P)/FAD-dependent oxidoreductase, whose protein sequence is MKQYDVVFIGSGHAAWHAALTLKHAGKDVAIIEKDTIAGTCTNYGCNAKILLEGPYEVLEEAAQYNGMIQSQDLNVNWANLMDYKKQVINPMNGMLKGMFEQQGIDVYMGAGVIKDEHTVTVNDEALQAENIVIATGQHSNKLDIEGKELTHDSREFLSMDNLPKRMTFIGVGIISVEFASIMIKSGVEVSMIHHSNKPLKGFNKAHVNQLVDKLKDEGVTFYFNENTQKVEKVGNAYKVSTASGLTIDTDYVLDATGRNPNVEGIGLDNVGIEYSKKGISVDSHLRTNVSNIYASGDVLDKTIPKLTPTATFESNYIAAHILGMTQDDIQYPAIPSVLYSLPRLSQIGITVEEAEGDAQYTVKHIPFGKQMVFEYKNETDAEMYVVLDSDKRLVGAEIYGIDAADLVNLLVFIINQRMTAQDLNQLIFAFPGASSGVIDLLKMNMM, encoded by the coding sequence ATGAAACAATACGATGTTGTATTTATAGGTAGCGGACACGCAGCGTGGCATGCGGCGCTTACACTAAAACATGCAGGAAAAGATGTAGCTATTATTGAAAAAGATACGATTGCTGGTACATGCACAAACTATGGTTGTAATGCGAAAATCTTACTTGAAGGACCATACGAAGTGCTAGAGGAAGCAGCACAATATAACGGTATGATTCAATCACAAGACTTGAATGTAAACTGGGCAAACTTAATGGATTATAAAAAACAAGTCATTAACCCAATGAACGGGATGTTAAAAGGTATGTTTGAACAACAAGGTATCGACGTTTATATGGGTGCCGGTGTCATTAAAGACGAACATACAGTAACTGTGAACGATGAAGCATTACAAGCTGAAAATATTGTTATTGCCACTGGTCAACATAGCAATAAATTAGACATTGAAGGTAAAGAACTAACACATGATAGTCGTGAATTCTTATCTATGGATAATCTTCCAAAACGCATGACATTTATAGGCGTTGGTATTATTAGTGTAGAATTTGCGTCAATAATGATTAAATCTGGTGTTGAAGTAAGTATGATTCATCATTCAAATAAGCCATTGAAAGGCTTTAATAAAGCACATGTAAATCAATTAGTGGACAAATTAAAAGACGAAGGCGTTACGTTTTATTTTAACGAGAATACGCAAAAGGTTGAAAAAGTAGGCAATGCTTACAAAGTTTCAACAGCGTCTGGTTTAACGATTGATACAGATTATGTCTTAGATGCGACGGGCAGAAATCCTAATGTTGAAGGCATTGGCTTGGATAATGTGGGAATTGAATATAGCAAAAAAGGTATTTCAGTAGATAGCCATTTAAGAACAAATGTGAGCAACATTTATGCGAGTGGTGATGTTTTAGATAAGACCATACCTAAATTAACACCTACAGCGACATTTGAATCTAATTATATCGCTGCACATATTTTAGGTATGACGCAAGACGACATACAGTATCCAGCGATTCCTTCAGTATTGTATTCGTTACCACGTCTTTCTCAAATCGGCATTACTGTTGAAGAAGCAGAAGGTGACGCTCAATATACTGTTAAACATATTCCATTTGGAAAACAAATGGTATTCGAATATAAAAATGAAACAGATGCAGAAATGTATGTAGTGCTAGATAGCGACAAACGCTTAGTCGGTGCAGAAATTTATGGTATTGATGCGGCTGATTTGGTTAACTTACTCGTATTTATCATTAATCAACGCATGACAGCACAAGATTTAAATCAATTGATCTTTGCCTTTCCGGGTGCTTCTAGTGGCGTAATCGATTTATTGAAAATGAACATGATGTAA
- a CDS encoding thiamine pyrophosphate-dependent dehydrogenase E1 component subunit alpha gives MEKEQARWIYKTMNEIRYFEEKVHKIFSDGKIPGFVHLYVGEEAVATGVMSQLEDDDYITSTHRGHGHAIAKGCDLNGMMAEIMGKRDGLGHGKGGSMHVAEIDKGMLGANGIVSGGFGLATGAGISIRNQGKKNVAVCFFGDGAANEGNFHEGLNFASILNLPVIFVCENNQFGEGTTHDYASASETIAERAAAYNMPGVRVDGMDVVEVYKAAQEAVERAKNGEGPTLIECDTYRKYGHFEGDEQKVKSPNDRNADKNATEDFKRQALEEGWLTEEEADEIEKAAEQAVEDAVKYADESELPDVESLHKDVFA, from the coding sequence ATGGAAAAAGAACAAGCACGTTGGATCTATAAAACAATGAATGAAATTCGATACTTTGAAGAGAAAGTGCATAAAATCTTTAGCGATGGCAAGATTCCTGGATTCGTTCACTTATATGTTGGTGAAGAAGCTGTAGCAACAGGGGTTATGTCACAGCTTGAAGATGATGACTATATCACTAGTACCCACCGTGGTCATGGACATGCGATTGCGAAAGGTTGCGACTTAAATGGTATGATGGCTGAAATTATGGGTAAACGTGACGGTCTTGGCCATGGTAAAGGTGGCTCAATGCATGTTGCGGAAATTGATAAAGGCATGTTAGGGGCCAACGGTATCGTAAGTGGTGGCTTTGGTCTTGCGACAGGTGCTGGTATCTCTATACGAAATCAAGGTAAAAAGAATGTCGCGGTTTGTTTCTTCGGAGACGGTGCTGCGAATGAAGGCAACTTCCATGAAGGATTAAACTTCGCATCAATTTTAAATCTTCCAGTTATCTTCGTTTGTGAAAATAACCAATTCGGTGAAGGTACAACGCATGATTATGCCAGTGCCTCAGAAACAATTGCCGAACGTGCTGCAGCCTATAATATGCCAGGTGTCAGAGTAGATGGCATGGATGTAGTCGAAGTATACAAAGCAGCTCAAGAAGCCGTTGAACGAGCGAAAAATGGTGAAGGACCAACATTAATCGAATGTGACACATACCGTAAATATGGTCATTTTGAAGGTGATGAACAAAAAGTAAAATCACCAAATGACCGTAACGCAGATAAAAATGCGACAGAAGACTTTAAACGCCAAGCCCTTGAAGAAGGTTGGTTAACTGAAGAAGAAGCAGATGAAATCGAAAAAGCAGCTGAGCAAGCTGTTGAAGATGCTGTGAAATATGCTGATGAAAGTGAATTGCCAGATGTCGAATCATTACACAAAGATGTATTTGCCTAA
- a CDS encoding type 1 glutamine amidotransferase domain-containing protein encodes MGKALVVVTSVSKYPDMNRPTGLWFGEAVHFADVLYKNGYKVDYASPEGGYTAIDPQSLQEDMMTDLDWKYYQDKDFMTRLGHTLPAQAVKAENYDIIYFAGGHGTIWDFKDNEDLQEVARKIYENNGTVSSVCHGAIGLLNVTDSKGHNIIDGKTVTGFSNSEEQAVGLADVVPYLTEDELKNRGANYKQGDNWTEFAVADGRIITGQNPQSGKAVAEKFLESQK; translated from the coding sequence ATGGGTAAAGCATTAGTAGTTGTTACAAGTGTATCGAAATATCCTGATATGAATCGACCAACAGGATTATGGTTTGGCGAAGCAGTTCACTTTGCAGACGTATTATATAAGAATGGTTACAAAGTGGATTATGCAAGTCCAGAAGGTGGTTATACTGCCATTGATCCTCAAAGTCTACAAGAAGATATGATGACGGATTTAGACTGGAAATATTATCAAGATAAAGACTTTATGACACGTCTTGGTCATACTTTACCGGCACAAGCTGTTAAAGCTGAAAATTACGATATTATTTACTTCGCAGGTGGACATGGTACGATTTGGGACTTTAAAGATAACGAAGATTTACAAGAAGTTGCTCGCAAAATTTATGAAAATAATGGTACTGTATCATCCGTTTGTCATGGCGCGATTGGTTTACTAAATGTTACTGACAGTAAAGGTCATAACATTATCGATGGCAAGACAGTTACAGGTTTCTCAAATAGTGAGGAACAAGCAGTTGGTTTAGCTGACGTTGTACCTTATCTTACTGAAGATGAACTTAAAAATCGTGGTGCAAACTACAAACAAGGTGACAACTGGACTGAGTTTGCTGTAGCTGATGGCCGTATTATTACTGGACAAAATCCACAATCTGGTAAAGCTGTAGCAGAAAAATTCTTAGAATCACAAAAGTAA
- a CDS encoding Lrp/AsnC family transcriptional regulator: MDHTNLNLLDILKENSKLSLSELSQKVNLSVPSTRERIHKLIDTGIIKNYTINIDYSLLGYDIEAIIELTIKNNLYKDFKNYISEQKNVAFCYRISGDSCFMFKARFKDMKKAENFIDSLQTYGHSKTHFIFSKVV, encoded by the coding sequence ATGGACCATACAAATCTAAATTTATTAGATATACTAAAAGAAAATAGTAAATTATCGCTTAGTGAATTAAGTCAAAAAGTGAATTTATCTGTTCCTTCAACGAGAGAGCGTATTCACAAATTAATTGATACTGGCATTATCAAAAATTATACAATCAACATTGATTACAGTTTATTGGGCTATGATATTGAAGCCATTATTGAACTTACTATTAAAAATAATTTATACAAAGACTTTAAGAACTATATTTCCGAACAAAAGAATGTCGCGTTTTGTTATAGAATTTCAGGTGACAGTTGTTTTATGTTTAAAGCACGTTTTAAAGACATGAAAAAAGCAGAGAACTTTATAGATTCTCTGCAAACATATGGTCATAGTAAGACACATTTTATTTTTTCAAAGGTAGTGTGA
- a CDS encoding carboxymuconolactone decarboxylase family protein yields MSTINYAKVGNTPFQKLLGHQPEIMTAWTQLSDMLENEGTLSKALKEEIRRMLAQKNGCQYCKAKGQPTGSLKDEKSSVCIGFTEVFLKMGDQIPNNIMQVLKEQLTEKELVELITFITFTNAQQHFGALMQLEPNIE; encoded by the coding sequence ATGTCGACTATCAATTATGCGAAAGTCGGAAATACACCTTTTCAGAAATTATTAGGTCATCAACCTGAAATAATGACTGCATGGACACAACTTAGTGACATGCTTGAAAATGAAGGAACACTTAGCAAAGCGTTGAAAGAAGAAATAAGAAGAATGTTAGCACAGAAAAATGGATGTCAGTACTGTAAAGCAAAAGGTCAACCTACCGGCAGTCTAAAAGATGAAAAATCATCTGTTTGTATAGGCTTTACCGAAGTGTTTCTCAAAATGGGAGACCAAATTCCAAATAATATTATGCAAGTGCTTAAAGAACAACTAACTGAAAAAGAACTAGTAGAACTCATTACTTTTATTACATTCACTAACGCACAACAACATTTCGGAGCTTTGATGCAATTAGAGCCTAATATTGAATAG
- a CDS encoding aminotransferase class I/II-fold pyridoxal phosphate-dependent enzyme encodes MAYNFDEIIDRRYTNAMNVEGYKGYLFGDADVSDIGDNEELIRMWVADMDFATPDVVLDAVKDRLDKKILGYTNIFGSDYYDAFVSWTERRFGFTFPQEQLVFSHGIVAGLIELVGYICDKGDKALILTPSYGPFKMACDKNHIETVYSPMINHNGYYEIDFEDVRKKVETENIKLCIFANPHNPTGRVWSEDELKQFGQIMAVNDVWLISDEIHCDIKRAGQTHIPFAKAVPNYDKIITAMSQSKAFNIAGLMFSNIIIPNRRLLKTWKLHHFSSENPLSIAATQAAYEKGEDWLSSMNDYLDDNFKYLAEFLENELPHAEFKIPEATYLAWVDLSYYIKEKEINEPIAKYFIKHAGVIIEGQEQFVHNAEGHVRINIAVPREIMKKGLQKIKEALV; translated from the coding sequence GTGGCATACAATTTTGATGAAATTATAGATCGTCGCTATACAAATGCAATGAATGTAGAAGGCTACAAAGGTTATTTATTCGGAGACGCTGACGTGTCAGATATTGGAGATAATGAAGAATTAATCCGCATGTGGGTAGCAGATATGGATTTTGCGACACCAGATGTTGTTTTAGATGCCGTAAAAGACAGACTTGATAAGAAGATTCTAGGTTACACAAACATCTTTGGTTCAGACTATTATGATGCATTTGTATCCTGGACAGAAAGACGATTCGGATTTACATTTCCACAAGAACAACTTGTCTTCTCACATGGTATCGTTGCAGGATTGATTGAACTTGTAGGTTATATTTGTGATAAAGGTGACAAAGCATTAATCTTAACGCCAAGTTACGGACCATTCAAAATGGCATGCGATAAAAATCACATTGAAACGGTTTATTCTCCAATGATTAATCATAATGGTTATTATGAAATTGACTTCGAAGATGTACGCAAAAAAGTGGAAACAGAAAATATAAAATTGTGTATCTTTGCGAATCCTCATAACCCAACAGGTCGTGTTTGGTCAGAAGATGAATTGAAACAATTTGGTCAAATCATGGCAGTTAATGATGTATGGTTAATTTCAGATGAAATACATTGTGATATTAAACGTGCTGGTCAAACGCATATCCCATTTGCTAAAGCTGTACCAAATTACGATAAGATCATCACAGCAATGTCTCAAAGTAAGGCGTTTAATATTGCAGGCTTAATGTTCTCAAACATCATCATTCCGAATAGAAGATTATTGAAGACATGGAAGTTACATCACTTTAGTTCTGAGAACCCATTGAGTATTGCTGCGACCCAAGCTGCTTATGAAAAGGGTGAAGACTGGTTGTCATCAATGAATGATTATTTAGATGACAACTTTAAATATCTGGCAGAATTCTTGGAAAATGAACTTCCACATGCAGAATTTAAAATTCCAGAAGCCACTTACCTCGCATGGGTAGATTTAAGTTATTACATCAAAGAAAAAGAAATCAACGAACCAATCGCAAAATACTTTATTAAACATGCAGGCGTTATTATTGAAGGACAAGAACAATTTGTCCATAACGCAGAAGGTCATGTCAGAATTAATATCGCTGTTCCACGTGAAATCATGAAAAAAGGATTACAAAAAATTAAAGAAGCATTGGTTTAG
- a CDS encoding DUF308 domain-containing protein, translating to MAHQNGGLKWPSLIMVTLLLIVAVIIFSYPVKNFYTLTWLIGLFIFINGIIQLLFRRAARALAGKGTGLILVIGIIDIIFGLLVMFNVGASSQFFVFMFAAWFIVSSVIGLLTVSQQGRLKLLSIIVNILGLILGIILLFNPMMGMILVSTMIAVTFAILGITYIIDGLA from the coding sequence ATGGCACATCAAAATGGAGGACTTAAATGGCCGAGTTTAATTATGGTAACCTTATTACTGATTGTTGCGGTAATTATTTTTAGCTATCCTGTAAAAAATTTCTATACACTAACTTGGCTCATCGGCTTATTTATATTCATTAATGGAATCATTCAACTGTTATTTCGACGTGCGGCTAGAGCATTAGCCGGCAAAGGAACGGGTTTAATTTTAGTCATCGGTATAATTGACATTATTTTTGGGCTACTCGTCATGTTCAACGTAGGCGCAAGTTCTCAGTTCTTCGTCTTTATGTTCGCCGCATGGTTTATAGTCAGTTCAGTAATCGGATTACTTACCGTATCTCAACAAGGTCGTCTTAAATTGCTATCAATTATCGTTAATATATTAGGCTTGATACTAGGTATCATCTTACTTTTCAACCCGATGATGGGAATGATTTTAGTATCAACGATGATTGCAGTAACATTCGCAATTTTAGGCATAACATATATTATAGATGGCTTAGCATAA
- a CDS encoding zinc ribbon domain-containing protein: MPNYTYNCANCGEFTLRQSMNTQHDTATCPSCENEATRVFNSFQTYKMDGKLKKRIERGQEPRLVSKDKLSPMKSKPSRAARPWMAGH; encoded by the coding sequence ATGCCTAATTACACATACAATTGTGCAAATTGCGGAGAATTTACGCTTCGCCAATCAATGAACACTCAACATGATACAGCGACTTGTCCTTCATGTGAAAACGAAGCAACACGTGTGTTTAATAGTTTTCAAACTTATAAAATGGATGGAAAGTTAAAAAAACGTATTGAACGGGGACAAGAACCTCGATTAGTAAGTAAAGATAAACTTTCACCAATGAAATCAAAGCCTAGTAGAGCAGCTCGTCCCTGGATGGCTGGTCATTAA